From a single Methylosinus sp. H3A genomic region:
- a CDS encoding phosphatase PAP2 family protein, which yields MLLASNRRLSLERLVLAETLLLWRDRLSRADLAGVHFVTLSTKSAFGRMLAITISKLGNGWIYPILVAAIFSLVGLEAWPIVALGGLNAALLHTLFPIIKKRIGRKRPFHVDPRLTSLLKILDEHSFPSGHMMTLSGVLAPIVLAWPSAGASAGALVLSMAWSRIATAHHYPSDVLGGLTLGLAMGYPLSACILGHW from the coding sequence ATGCTGCTCGCTTCGAATCGTCGACTTTCTCTCGAACGCCTCGTCCTCGCCGAGACGCTGCTCCTGTGGCGAGATCGTCTCTCTCGGGCCGATCTCGCCGGCGTGCATTTCGTGACTCTCTCCACGAAATCGGCATTCGGCCGAATGCTCGCGATCACGATCAGCAAGCTCGGCAATGGATGGATCTATCCGATCCTCGTGGCGGCGATCTTCTCTCTCGTCGGCCTCGAAGCCTGGCCGATCGTCGCGCTCGGCGGACTCAACGCCGCGCTGCTGCACACGCTGTTCCCGATCATCAAGAAGCGCATCGGGCGCAAGCGGCCCTTCCATGTCGATCCACGACTGACGTCGCTGTTGAAGATTCTCGACGAGCATTCCTTTCCGAGCGGCCATATGATGACGCTCAGCGGCGTGCTCGCGCCGATCGTTCTCGCCTGGCCTTCGGCCGGCGCTTCCGCCGGCGCGTTGGTGCTCTCGATGGCGTGGTCGCGCATCGCCACGGCGCATCACTATCCGAGCGATGTGCTGGGCGGGCTGACGCTCGGCCTCGCCATGGGCTATCCGCTATCGGCCTGCATTCTCGGCCATTGGTGA
- a CDS encoding VOC family protein, which translates to MTETHVSADTIRSIFSAAMTQMYRDEVPRYKEMTRIVGEIDGEALARDPALEARLRRSGAFDLVGVERHGAIRVGRPEELAGLRRLFAVMGMYPVGYYDLSPAGVPVHSTCFRPVAAESLRRCPFRIFTSLLRPELIEGEDLRREAQEILARRRIFTPRCLHLIELFEANGGLGEAQAIDFVHEALHTFRWRGEATVTAGVYEAYRKAHPLVADVVCFHGPHINHLTLPTLDIDAVQEALAERGLDPKSIVEGPPPRQFPILLRQTSFKAIAEPVRFSGRDEARGEHRARFGEIEQRGAALTAKGRALYDRLLAETLAANAPRDGATGDYRAELKSRFAAFPDDAATLRAQGLAFFRYTPGENRSARGDVETLLREGALIAEPITYEDFLPVSAAGIFQSNLGEGGRRDLSACANREAFEHALGTKVADEMAIYAHEEKTSLARALGVGERSPMAENAGR; encoded by the coding sequence ATGACCGAGACCCATGTTTCCGCCGATACGATCCGCTCGATCTTCTCCGCGGCGATGACGCAAATGTATCGCGACGAGGTGCCGCGCTATAAGGAGATGACGCGCATCGTCGGCGAGATCGACGGCGAAGCGCTGGCTCGCGATCCTGCGCTCGAGGCGCGGCTTCGCCGCTCCGGCGCTTTCGATCTCGTCGGGGTCGAGCGACACGGCGCCATTCGCGTCGGACGGCCCGAGGAGCTCGCGGGGCTGCGTCGACTCTTCGCCGTCATGGGCATGTATCCGGTCGGCTATTACGATCTCTCGCCCGCCGGCGTGCCGGTTCATTCGACCTGCTTCCGGCCGGTCGCGGCGGAATCGCTGCGGCGCTGCCCCTTCCGCATCTTCACCTCGCTGCTGCGTCCAGAGCTCATCGAAGGCGAGGATTTGCGTCGCGAGGCGCAGGAAATTCTCGCCCGACGACGCATTTTCACGCCGCGCTGTCTGCATCTCATCGAGCTGTTCGAGGCCAATGGCGGACTCGGCGAAGCGCAGGCGATCGACTTCGTGCATGAGGCGCTGCACACTTTCCGCTGGCGCGGCGAGGCGACCGTCACGGCCGGCGTCTATGAGGCCTATCGCAAGGCGCATCCGCTCGTCGCCGATGTGGTCTGCTTCCATGGCCCGCATATCAATCATCTCACTCTGCCGACGCTCGACATAGACGCCGTGCAAGAGGCGCTCGCCGAGCGCGGGCTCGATCCGAAATCGATCGTCGAAGGTCCGCCGCCTCGGCAATTTCCGATATTGCTGCGCCAGACGAGCTTCAAGGCCATCGCCGAGCCGGTGCGTTTTTCCGGACGCGACGAAGCGCGCGGCGAGCATCGCGCGCGCTTCGGCGAGATCGAACAGCGCGGCGCGGCGCTCACCGCAAAGGGGCGCGCGCTCTATGACAGGCTGCTGGCGGAGACGCTCGCCGCCAATGCGCCGCGCGACGGCGCGACGGGCGATTATCGGGCCGAGTTGAAAAGCCGCTTCGCCGCCTTCCCCGATGACGCCGCGACTTTGCGCGCGCAGGGCCTCGCTTTCTTCCGCTATACGCCCGGCGAGAATCGGAGCGCGAGAGGCGATGTCGAGACTTTGCTGCGCGAAGGCGCACTCATCGCCGAGCCGATCACTTACGAAGATTTTTTGCCGGTGAGCGCGGCGGGCATATTCCAGTCCAATCTCGGCGAGGGCGGACGTCGCGACCTATCGGCCTGCGCCAATCGCGAGGCTTTCGAACATGCGCTCGGAACAAAGGTCGCCGACGAAATGGCGATCTATGCACATGAAGAGAAAACTTCGCTCGCGCGCGCGCTCGGCGTCGGCGAGCGATCACCAATGGCCGAGAATGCAGGCCGATAG
- a CDS encoding aldehyde dehydrogenase family protein yields the protein MESRTASSDIAARAEELLSRITVPSALFRDGKLHSKTPITGDVIARVKTQDSDALDAAIGEAEAAFRKWRNIPAPRRGELVRLLGEELRAAKNELAELVTIEAGKIVSEARGEVQEMIDICDYAVGLSRQLYGLSIATERPGHRMMETWHPLGVVGIITSFNFPIAVWAWNAAIALVCGDAVVWKPSEKTPLTALATQALFERAVARFGDAPKGLSALVIGGRELGEALVDDRRVALVSATGSTAMGRAVGPRLAQRFARSILELGGNNAAIVCPSASLDLAVRAIAFAAMGTAGQRCTTLRRLIVHDSIYDQLIGRLSLAYASAPVGDPREGKTLIGPLIDGDSYRAMQKALDEAAAIGGKIYGGQRLFAEERPNAYYARPALVELAEPAPVARRETFAPILYAMKYRDLGEALHMQNDVSHGLASSIFTTDLREAERFLSAEGSDCGIANVNIGPSGAEIGGAFGGEKETGGGREAGSDSWKAYMRRATNTINYSSALPLAQGVVFDV from the coding sequence ATGGAATCTCGTACAGCATCCAGCGATATAGCAGCGCGAGCTGAAGAGTTGCTTTCACGTATTACTGTTCCGTCCGCGCTATTCCGTGATGGAAAATTACACAGCAAGACGCCGATTACCGGCGACGTCATCGCCAGAGTAAAAACACAAGACAGCGATGCTTTAGACGCCGCGATCGGCGAGGCCGAAGCCGCCTTTCGCAAATGGCGCAATATTCCTGCGCCGCGACGCGGCGAATTGGTGCGGCTGCTCGGCGAGGAATTACGCGCCGCCAAGAACGAGCTCGCCGAGCTCGTCACCATAGAGGCGGGCAAGATCGTCTCCGAGGCGCGCGGCGAAGTGCAGGAGATGATCGATATTTGCGACTACGCCGTCGGCCTGTCGCGGCAGCTCTACGGCCTCTCCATCGCCACCGAGCGACCCGGCCATCGCATGATGGAGACATGGCATCCGCTCGGCGTCGTCGGAATCATCACGAGCTTCAACTTCCCCATTGCGGTGTGGGCCTGGAACGCGGCCATAGCGCTCGTCTGCGGCGACGCTGTCGTCTGGAAGCCCTCGGAAAAGACGCCGCTGACCGCGCTCGCGACGCAGGCTCTGTTCGAGCGCGCCGTCGCGCGCTTCGGCGATGCGCCGAAAGGACTCTCCGCCCTCGTCATCGGCGGGCGCGAGCTCGGCGAAGCGCTGGTCGACGATCGCCGCGTCGCGCTCGTCTCGGCGACGGGCTCGACCGCCATGGGGCGCGCCGTGGGGCCGCGCCTCGCGCAGCGTTTCGCGCGCTCCATTCTCGAGCTCGGCGGCAATAACGCCGCCATCGTCTGCCCGTCCGCTTCGCTCGATCTCGCCGTGCGCGCCATCGCCTTCGCGGCCATGGGAACGGCCGGCCAGCGCTGCACGACGCTGCGACGCCTCATCGTGCATGACTCGATCTACGATCAGCTGATCGGTCGGCTCTCGCTCGCCTATGCGTCCGCGCCGGTCGGCGATCCGCGCGAAGGCAAGACGCTCATCGGCCCGCTCATCGACGGCGATTCCTATCGCGCCATGCAAAAGGCTCTGGACGAGGCCGCTGCGATCGGCGGAAAAATCTACGGCGGCCAACGCCTGTTCGCCGAGGAGCGCCCGAACGCCTATTATGCGCGGCCGGCGCTGGTCGAGCTGGCGGAGCCCGCGCCCGTCGCGCGGCGCGAGACTTTCGCGCCGATCCTCTATGCGATGAAATATCGCGATCTGGGCGAGGCGCTGCATATGCAGAACGATGTGAGCCACGGCTTGGCGTCGTCGATCTTCACCACCGATCTGCGCGAGGCGGAGCGTTTCCTCTCGGCCGAAGGCTCCGATTGCGGCATCGCCAATGTGAATATCGGTCCCTCGGGCGCCGAGATCGGCGGCGCATTCGGCGGCGAGAAGGAGACCGGCGGCGGACGCGAGGCGGGCTCCGATTCCTGGAAGGCCTATATGCGCCGCGCCACCAACACGATCAATTATTCGAGCGCTCTGCCGCTCGCGCAAGGCGTCGTCTTCGACGTGTGA